TATCCATAGACCTGGCTTCGGTTATCGCCAGGCACAGGTCACAGGTGTTGCACGGCTCACCGTTGCCATTATTGAGGCAATTTACCGCCTTGGCCAGGATGCGTCCGGTACTGGTCTTACCGGTACCGCGCGGTCCGCAAAAAAGATAAGCATGGGAGATACGCCCACTGCTGAGCGCATTGCGTAGCGTCTGGGTAACCGGTTCCTGCCCGACTATCTCAGCCAGAGTCTGGGGACGCCATTTACGATAAAAAACTTGAGAAGACATCTTAACTGGTCTTATTATACCTTAATAGCTGGCCGGTTACCAAAGGAATTTTAAAATTGGTTCTGTTTGGTTTGGCTGGTTTTTTTAATTGTCATTACCTCGAAAATAGCCGTGTTTGTCATTCTGGCGAAGCTTGTCCCGTATCAGCTACGGAATGATAACGGACATGAGCAGTCGGGAGTATCCGCTTATCTTCGTCCTTTGTGGTGCCGGTTGTCTAGCGTGACCGATTGCGAAGGGGATGTAGCCGATGTGGCGGTCTCCAGCCTGGAAGATAGAGATTGCTTCGCTGAATGGTCAGGCAATGGCAGCCACCGACCGAAACCGAATAATACCCTTAAATTAGCGGTAGGCTTGTCTATTAAAAAAGAACCAGCCCTACCTGATGTGTGCAGTTCCCTGCTACCATGGTAAAGCTGGCAAAAGAGCTTAAATTTGACCGGTTATAGTAGCGATGGAATATCCCTTGAGGTATCCTCAATTTCCTTAAGCTTGACCGCCGTCTCCGTCTGCCTCCTTTTGAATTCAGGGATGAGTCTGGTTGATTGGGTGTAGTAGTTTCTTATCTTTTCAACATCGCTCAGTTCAGACAGGATCACGGAGACGTCCAGTGAACTTTTTTCTCTGGGATAATCACCATTCCGTATTATGGCTTGCGGAGCGATACCTCTCAAGTAATCGCCGAGTTCCTTAATCAGGTCCACGTTCATTTCCCGGGATGGCGCCGAGATGAGATAGAGAGCCCTCCTTGAATCGGCAGGGTTACAGCTGAGTGATAGCTCACTGATGGCTTCATCCATTGTATGGATGCCTTTTTGCGTTTCGGCACCCTTTTTTATGAAATCACGGGACTTTTGCCCGGGGAGTCTGAATGCAGGCAGCGTTGTCGACCCGTAGCCCAGAACCGTCCAGCCGACCACGGTTTGCATAATGTCGCCGGCATCAAGTAATTTAGCTCCGATATTTCTCGATTTTTTCTCTTCACCGGCACAGAGTATGTTGTAGAACGGTTCCGCAATCAGGGCGTTGATTTTGGTCAGGTTGTTTCTCAGCGAAGAGTCCTTTCTGATATAGCGCTGATTATCGACGAGGAATACAGCGTCAGCTACGGAGTAGGTGGACTTGAGACAGGTAGCGGCATTATATATCGTCCGCTCCTCAACTTGCTCTTCATGCTCGAAGGGCAGGACGATAACCGAATAAACTGGCTTGTCCATATAGCGTTGCTTTATGTGCTGGGTGATTACGGGCAGGGAGCCGGAGCCGGTACCGCCGGCAGCGCCGGCAATAAGCAGGAAGGCGTCTGTTTCGTAGAATTTCCGGGTAGCCCTGATAGCATCGATGACCTTATCAGCATCTTCTTTGGCTACCTCAGCGCCCAGTTCATTTATTTTGCCCACACCGTGACCACCGGTCTTGCGGCCGCCGATAAGCATGCGGTACTGGTAATCTCGCCTGATGTGGACCAACCCGCTGAGGTCGGCAGCATCAGTATTAACGGCGAAGGTTCCGGTAACAATTTCAATCTTGCGTTGGGCGCGTGCTCTATTATTTAATTTGGCGAATTCATCAGCAATCCGGCCGCCGCATTGTCCCAAGCCTATAACCACTAATTTCATTTCTCACCTC
The sequence above is a segment of the Dehalococcoidales bacterium genome. Coding sequences within it:
- a CDS encoding tubulin/FtsZ family protein — encoded protein: MKLVVIGLGQCGGRIADEFAKLNNRARAQRKIEIVTGTFAVNTDAADLSGLVHIRRDYQYRMLIGGRKTGGHGVGKINELGAEVAKEDADKVIDAIRATRKFYETDAFLLIAGAAGGTGSGSLPVITQHIKQRYMDKPVYSVIVLPFEHEEQVEERTIYNAATCLKSTYSVADAVFLVDNQRYIRKDSSLRNNLTKINALIAEPFYNILCAGEEKKSRNIGAKLLDAGDIMQTVVGWTVLGYGSTTLPAFRLPGQKSRDFIKKGAETQKGIHTMDEAISELSLSCNPADSRRALYLISAPSREMNVDLIKELGDYLRGIAPQAIIRNGDYPREKSSLDVSVILSELSDVEKIRNYYTQSTRLIPEFKRRQTETAVKLKEIEDTSRDIPSLL